In Amaranthus tricolor cultivar Red isolate AtriRed21 chromosome 5, ASM2621246v1, whole genome shotgun sequence, a genomic segment contains:
- the LOC130813808 gene encoding uncharacterized protein LOC130813808 has translation MGSSKSKKKVSKIKISIRKLNENGDCTRLVSPFDYDDKYSIVDKNEGGIAEADTQAVKLRKAQKNKSKDSSNGPSAVRNGADDSFGENRKSKKAYKKDGHSTNKKRKLMQEVQEVVADESLKGGKTKSKKAFKKDSHSTNKKSRLAKEVHEDALPNVYQISSGEEDDSKGMKKWIHEFHERRPGLKVLQERIDDFITVHEEQEEELRKEREAKLSEVGWTVVVHRKGGKRTTDPESGVAVGSVAEAAVRDRMDKKKSKDFRLDFYRFQRKEAHRSEVMKLQSKFEEDKKWIQQLRAARKFRPY, from the coding sequence ATGGGAAGtagcaaatcaaaaaagaaagtAAGCAAGATTAAAATAAGCATTAGGAAGCTAAATGAAAATGGTGACTGTACAAGGCTGGTAAGCCCTTTTGATTATGATGACAAGTATTCTATTGTCGACAAGAATGAGGGTGGTATAGCCGAAGCAGATACACAAGCAGTTAAGTTAAGGAAAGCTCAGAAAAACAAAAGCAAAGATTCATCAAATGGACCAAGTGCTGTGAGGAATGGTGCTGATGATTCTTTTGGAGAAAATAGAAAGTCCAAGAAGGCTTATAAGAAGGATGGccattcaacaaataaaaaaagaaagttgATGCAAGAGGTTCAAGAGGTTGTTGCAGATGAATCTTTAAAAGGAGGAAAAACAAAGTCTAAGAAGGCTTTTAAGAAAGATAGCCAttctacaaataaaaaaagcaGGTTGGCAAAAGAGGTGCATGAAGATGCACTGCCTAATGTGTATCAAATCTCATCAGGAGAGGAAGATGACTCTAAAGGGATGAAAAAGTGGATTCATGAATTCCATGAGAGGAGACCTGGACTGAAGGTTCTACAAGAACGGATTGACGACTTTATCACTGTGCACGAGGAGCAAGAAGAAGAGCTAAGAAAAGAGAGAGAAGCCAAACTTAGTGAGGTCGGGTGGACTGTTGTCGTTCATCGTAAGGGCGGGAAAAGGACTACTGATCCTGAAAGCGGTGTTGCAGTGGGCTCTGTGGCAGAGGCTGCTGTGCGTGACAGAATGGACAAGAAAAAGAGCAAGGATTTTAGACTAGATTTCTACCGATTCCAGAGGAAAGAAGCCCACAGGAGTGAGGTTATGAAGCTACAAAGTAAATTTGAGGAGGACAAGAAATGGATTCAACAACTCAGAGCTGCTCGGAAGTTTAGACCTTATTGA